In one Alphaproteobacteria bacterium genomic region, the following are encoded:
- a CDS encoding UDP-2,3-diacylglucosamine diphosphatase — protein MHGFRGVSRYRTVWVSDTHLGTRGCKADFLLDFLRHTECETLYLVGDIIDGWRLKKSWYWTETQNEVVREILKKTRNGCQVIYVPGNHDEVLRDYTNLFFGGVLVKEEAIHQGADGRRYLIIHGDKFDSVVKYAKWLAHLGDWAYTVLLSTNHYFNMLRRWLNLPYWSLSAFLKQKVKNAVEFISHFEEAVAHEARSRGVDGVVCGHIHHAEMREIDGILYCNDGDWVESCTALVEHADGKLEIVRWAEMPEQVSAPEPKRLTSKVPA, from the coding sequence ATGCACGGATTTCGTGGCGTAAGTCGTTACCGGACGGTCTGGGTGTCCGACACGCATCTGGGAACGCGGGGCTGCAAGGCCGATTTCCTGCTGGATTTCCTGCGCCATACCGAATGCGAGACACTATATCTGGTCGGCGACATCATCGACGGATGGCGCCTGAAGAAGTCCTGGTACTGGACGGAAACCCAGAATGAGGTCGTGCGAGAAATCCTGAAGAAGACCCGCAACGGCTGTCAGGTAATCTATGTGCCCGGCAATCACGACGAAGTACTCAGGGACTACACGAATCTGTTCTTCGGCGGCGTGTTGGTGAAGGAAGAGGCCATCCATCAGGGGGCCGACGGCCGGCGCTACCTGATCATCCATGGCGACAAATTCGACTCCGTCGTCAAATACGCCAAATGGCTCGCCCATCTCGGCGACTGGGCCTACACGGTTCTGCTGTCGACCAACCACTATTTCAACATGCTGCGGCGCTGGCTGAACCTGCCCTACTGGTCGTTGTCAGCTTTCCTGAAGCAGAAGGTCAAGAACGCGGTCGAATTCATCAGCCATTTCGAGGAGGCGGTTGCCCATGAGGCCCGCAGTCGCGGTGTGGATGGGGTCGTCTGCGGCCATATTCATCACGCGGAAATGCGAGAGATTGACGGCATCCTGTACTGCAACGACGGCGACTGGGTGGAGAGTTGCACCGCCCTGGTCGAGCATGCCGACGGCAAGCTTGAAATCGTGCGTTGGGCGGAAATGCCGGAACAGGTCTCCGCACCGGAACCCAAGCGGCTGACCAGCAAGGTCCCCGCCTGA
- a CDS encoding diacylglycerol kinase family protein produces MAFKSAVTPPIRRRVAVIYNPVAGFRQRGRLRRFLRHLRRLGHEVLLRRTEGPGHATQIARDLDPAQVDVVVAAGGDGTINEVANGLIGRPIPMTIAPLGTANVFAFETGLGLKLSRAARLPSEGLVAEIRPALAGKRGFLLMVSAGTDARVVANVDRGMKRYLGKTAYVLAAVREILSGRPGRIQVTVDGVRHEAGLVVVTHACHYAGPFVIAPNVRMGDDSVCVVLLKGVRRRSLVKYAMALLLNRLPTLKDATVLRAHRVRIDGPEGQPIQSDGDVIGQAPMDIVLGSRPLRILVPDLARVLPLQSAPGIAAGTDGALAKEPVPAQ; encoded by the coding sequence GTGGCATTCAAGTCAGCGGTTACTCCCCCGATTCGCAGACGCGTGGCCGTCATCTACAATCCGGTGGCAGGGTTCCGGCAACGGGGACGCCTGCGGCGTTTCCTGAGGCATCTTCGGCGGCTGGGCCATGAGGTGCTGTTGCGGAGAACCGAAGGTCCCGGCCACGCGACACAGATCGCGCGCGACCTGGACCCGGCCCAGGTCGACGTCGTGGTCGCCGCGGGCGGCGACGGCACGATCAACGAGGTCGCGAACGGCCTGATCGGTCGGCCGATCCCGATGACGATCGCACCTTTGGGCACCGCCAACGTCTTCGCCTTCGAAACCGGGCTGGGCCTGAAGCTGAGCCGCGCCGCCCGCCTGCCGTCCGAAGGTCTGGTGGCGGAAATTCGGCCCGCTTTGGCCGGAAAACGCGGATTTCTGCTGATGGTCAGCGCGGGGACCGACGCCCGCGTCGTAGCCAACGTGGATCGGGGCATGAAGCGATATCTCGGCAAGACCGCCTATGTCCTGGCGGCGGTACGAGAGATTCTTTCCGGCCGACCGGGGCGTATTCAGGTGACGGTCGACGGAGTTCGGCATGAAGCCGGTCTTGTCGTCGTGACCCATGCCTGCCACTACGCCGGCCCATTCGTCATCGCGCCGAATGTCCGGATGGGGGACGACAGTGTCTGCGTCGTCCTGCTGAAGGGTGTCCGGCGCCGGTCCCTTGTCAAATATGCCATGGCGCTGTTGCTGAACCGTCTGCCGACCCTGAAGGACGCGACGGTCCTGCGCGCGCACCGGGTCCGGATCGATGGCCCCGAAGGACAGCCGATCCAGTCAGACGGGGACGTGATCGGGCAGGCCCCGATGGATATCGTGCTCGGCAGCCGTCCGTTGAGGATTCTGGTACCCGATCTCGCCCGCGTTCTCCCGCTACAATCAGCACCCGGAATTGCCGCCGGGACCGATGGTGCCCTGGCAAAGGAACCGGTGCCGGCACAATGA
- a CDS encoding RT0821/Lpp0805 family surface protein, with translation MNSGSTVVTSPPRVRRRIALALAAAIALSQTSCTTGQENLSREDKIAIGVISGFVLGGVLGYQMLGSGSSRMLFAAAGAAGGAYGGKLLAERLTQYDKTAMHDTAYNTLTSGATGETATWQNADTGTHGSITPTRTYLDTQGRICREYDAQISVDGQVVQGRETACKAEAGHWVVFPTSG, from the coding sequence ATGAACAGCGGATCGACCGTCGTAACCTCCCCGCCCCGAGTCCGGCGGCGGATCGCCCTTGCGCTTGCCGCCGCGATTGCCCTGTCGCAGACCAGTTGCACGACGGGGCAGGAAAACCTGTCGCGGGAGGACAAGATTGCAATCGGTGTGATCTCGGGCTTCGTCCTGGGGGGCGTGCTGGGCTATCAGATGCTGGGAAGTGGCTCCAGCCGGATGCTGTTCGCCGCAGCCGGCGCGGCCGGCGGCGCCTATGGCGGCAAACTGCTGGCGGAACGACTGACCCAGTATGACAAGACCGCCATGCATGACACGGCATACAACACGTTGACCTCCGGCGCGACCGGCGAGACCGCGACCTGGCAGAATGCCGATACCGGCACCCATGGCAGCATCACGCCGACCCGGACCTATCTCGATACGCAGGGGCGCATCTGCCGGGAGTACGATGCACAGATCTCCGTCGACGGGCAGGTCGTACAGGGGCGCGAGACAGCCTGCAAGGCGGAGGCCGGGCATTGGGTCGTCTTCCCGACCAGTGGTTGA
- the folD gene encoding bifunctional methylenetetrahydrofolate dehydrogenase/methenyltetrahydrofolate cyclohydrolase FolD, with amino-acid sequence MADAQIIDGKAFAAGLRERVAGAVAALKADHGVTPGLAVVLVGEDPASQVYVCNKGKQTLEAGMQSFEYKMDASTSQDDLLAKVRELNDDPRVNGILVQLPLPKQIDEQAVLAAIDPDKDVDGFHVVNVGRLNTGSSDALVPCTPLGCLLLLRDHFGGSLSGKKAVVIGRSNIVGKPMFNLLLQESCTVTVAHSRTADLPGEVKQADIVIAAVGRPEMVKGDWMKPGAVVIDVGINRIEKPEGGTRLVGDVDFDSARSVASAITPVPGGVGPMTIACLLRNTVTAACRQNGIAEPEM; translated from the coding sequence ATGGCGGACGCTCAGATCATCGACGGGAAGGCCTTTGCAGCGGGATTGCGCGAACGGGTCGCGGGCGCGGTGGCCGCGCTGAAGGCCGACCACGGCGTCACACCGGGCCTCGCGGTGGTTCTGGTCGGTGAGGATCCTGCCAGTCAGGTCTATGTCTGCAACAAGGGCAAGCAGACCCTGGAAGCCGGCATGCAGAGTTTCGAGTACAAGATGGATGCGTCGACCAGCCAGGACGATCTGCTGGCCAAGGTCCGTGAGCTGAATGACGATCCGCGGGTCAACGGTATCCTGGTTCAGTTGCCGCTTCCGAAGCAGATCGATGAGCAGGCCGTGCTCGCCGCGATCGATCCGGACAAGGATGTTGATGGCTTTCACGTCGTCAATGTTGGCCGCCTGAACACCGGCAGTTCCGACGCTCTGGTGCCCTGCACACCGCTGGGCTGTCTGTTGCTGCTGCGCGACCATTTCGGTGGTTCGCTGTCCGGCAAGAAGGCCGTTGTCATCGGCCGGTCCAACATCGTCGGCAAACCGATGTTCAATCTGCTGCTGCAGGAAAGCTGCACCGTGACGGTAGCGCATTCCCGCACGGCGGATCTGCCGGGTGAGGTGAAGCAGGCAGACATCGTCATTGCGGCGGTCGGCCGTCCGGAAATGGTCAAAGGCGACTGGATGAAGCCGGGGGCCGTGGTCATCGATGTCGGTATCAACCGGATCGAAAAACCCGAAGGCGGCACGCGACTGGTCGGGGATGTCGACTTCGACAGTGCAAGGTCGGTTGCGTCGGCAATCACGCCGGTGCCGGGCGGGGTCGGTCCGATGACCATCGCCTGCCTGCTGCGCAACACGGTCACGGCCGCCTGCCGTCAGAACGGCATCGCCGAACCGGAAATGTAG
- a CDS encoding DUF167 domain-containing protein, whose translation MLRRDGGGGLRLAVRLSPRAAADRIAGPSDGPGATRLLKVQVTAPPADGKANAALVRLLAKTFRCPKTSLKVVSGATDRTKVVAISGNPDDLAARICTALRLTGADAKIE comes from the coding sequence ATGCTGCGTCGCGACGGAGGCGGCGGGCTGCGGCTGGCTGTAAGGCTGTCGCCCAGGGCGGCGGCGGACCGAATCGCCGGACCCTCGGACGGGCCCGGTGCGACACGGTTGCTGAAGGTTCAGGTGACGGCGCCGCCGGCCGATGGAAAGGCCAATGCGGCGCTGGTCCGGTTGCTGGCAAAGACGTTCAGATGCCCGAAAACGTCGCTGAAAGTGGTTTCAGGCGCGACGGATCGCACTAAGGTCGTCGCGATCTCAGGGAACCCGGACGATCTGGCGGCGCGCATCTGCACGGCGCTGAGGCTCACGGGGGCGGATGCGAAGATTGAATAA
- a CDS encoding YggT family protein gives MVINLAIQIYIYLIIASAVLSWLVAFNVINTSNRIVYTIGDFLYRVTEPALRPIRRVMPDLGPVDLSPIVLLLILFFLQQVLANLAMRMM, from the coding sequence ATGGTCATTAATCTGGCCATCCAGATCTACATCTACCTGATTATCGCCTCGGCGGTGTTGAGCTGGCTTGTCGCGTTCAACGTGATCAATACCAGCAACCGTATCGTCTATACGATCGGCGATTTCCTCTATCGTGTCACCGAACCGGCGTTGCGACCGATCCGCCGTGTCATGCCCGATCTCGGGCCGGTTGACCTTTCTCCTATCGTGCTTCTGCTGATCCTGTTCTTCCTGCAGCAGGTTCTCGCCAATCTGGCCATGCGGATGATGTGA
- a CDS encoding NAD(P)H-dependent oxidoreductase translates to MTQATSKFQRPPTVLRIDSSARGTESTTRKLTGDLIDSLRAKHGDLAIVERDVSQTVTPLIDPDWVSANFTDPEARDEAQRAALAHSDTLVAELKAADIIVVGVPIYNFGIPAALKAWVDQIARARETFQYTEAGPEGLLKGKKGYIVAASGGVEIGSDADFATTHMKFVLGFVGITDVTVIAAGQQVADEAAAEKAQSEIAALAA, encoded by the coding sequence ATGACCCAGGCAACATCCAAGTTCCAGCGTCCCCCGACCGTTCTGCGCATCGATTCCAGTGCCCGTGGCACGGAATCGACGACACGGAAATTGACCGGTGATCTGATCGACAGCCTGCGGGCCAAGCATGGCGACCTGGCGATTGTCGAACGCGACGTGTCACAGACCGTAACGCCGCTGATCGATCCGGACTGGGTCAGTGCCAATTTCACCGACCCGGAAGCCCGCGACGAAGCGCAGCGGGCGGCCCTGGCCCATTCAGATACGCTGGTCGCGGAACTGAAAGCGGCCGACATCATTGTCGTCGGTGTACCGATCTACAATTTCGGTATTCCCGCGGCGCTGAAGGCCTGGGTCGATCAGATCGCCCGCGCTCGCGAAACCTTCCAGTATACCGAAGCCGGTCCCGAGGGCCTGTTGAAGGGTAAGAAGGGATACATCGTCGCCGCGTCCGGCGGGGTCGAGATCGGGTCGGATGCCGATTTCGCGACGACCCATATGAAATTCGTTCTGGGCTTTGTCGGTATCACCGACGTGACCGTCATTGCCGCCGGCCAGCAGGTCGCCGACGAGGCGGCTGCGGAAAAGGCGCAATCCGAAATCGCAGCACTGGCCGCCTGA
- the rmuC gene encoding DNA recombination protein RmuC — protein MPFELSIAAAIAGGGVALGFALVWAFVLRARTGQIEDLTDMLEETRSALDNCRADLSAATAREQSLREERDILRQERQELRERAESLVRDLTDRRVEVENLQTTLAGERKAHAEKREELNNVRDQIEKDLKVMMGTLLESSSKSFLERAQEVMKTQQEKGETGMQGLVGPLKEALGQFQKQVSEMETRRKHDEGQLIQQIRHISDSHSKLNDTTTNLVNALRSAPKTRGRWGEQQLRTVLELAGMSEYVDFETEKHFATEDGSRRPDVVLRMPGDRTLVVDAKTSLSAYLEAMEADSDERREAKLAEHARQIRTHVDQLGRKEYWKNLPTNTVDFVVMFVPGEPMYAAAMARDPALFEDAWDKKVIVCSPTTLLGLAKAIAYGWRQEKASKDAQKVHEVATELYRRMVKLGEDVAGMTKSLQSHVNKHNKFVASLESRVLPQARKMTDLSVGDSHGTIQDLEPIEQDVRAPLPDRDLELPLPAPEDHEAAE, from the coding sequence ATGCCATTCGAACTGTCCATCGCGGCTGCGATTGCCGGGGGCGGAGTCGCCCTGGGATTTGCCCTGGTCTGGGCGTTCGTTCTGCGCGCGCGAACGGGGCAGATCGAAGACCTGACGGACATGCTGGAAGAAACCCGCTCCGCCCTCGACAACTGCCGGGCCGACCTGTCCGCTGCCACGGCACGCGAACAGTCCCTGCGCGAAGAACGCGACATCCTGCGCCAGGAACGCCAGGAACTGCGCGAGCGGGCGGAGAGCCTGGTCCGCGATCTGACAGACCGCCGGGTCGAAGTCGAGAACCTGCAGACGACCCTGGCCGGTGAACGCAAGGCCCATGCGGAAAAGCGCGAAGAACTGAACAATGTCCGCGACCAGATCGAAAAGGATCTGAAGGTCATGATGGGCACGCTGCTGGAAAGCTCTTCGAAATCCTTCCTGGAACGGGCACAGGAGGTGATGAAGACCCAGCAGGAAAAAGGCGAAACCGGCATGCAGGGACTGGTCGGCCCGCTGAAGGAAGCTTTGGGGCAGTTCCAGAAGCAGGTTTCGGAAATGGAGACCCGGCGCAAGCATGACGAAGGTCAGTTGATTCAGCAGATCCGGCACATTTCGGACAGCCATTCGAAGCTGAACGACACGACGACCAACCTGGTCAACGCCCTGCGCAGCGCCCCCAAGACGCGCGGTCGCTGGGGCGAGCAGCAGTTGCGTACCGTGCTGGAACTGGCCGGCATGTCCGAATATGTCGACTTCGAGACGGAGAAGCATTTCGCCACCGAGGACGGCTCCCGCCGCCCGGACGTAGTGCTGCGCATGCCGGGGGACCGAACCCTGGTGGTCGACGCCAAGACGTCCCTGAGTGCCTATCTGGAAGCGATGGAGGCCGATAGCGACGAGCGGCGCGAAGCCAAACTGGCCGAACACGCGCGCCAGATCCGGACCCATGTCGATCAGTTAGGCCGCAAGGAATACTGGAAGAACCTGCCGACCAACACGGTGGATTTCGTCGTCATGTTCGTCCCGGGGGAACCGATGTACGCCGCCGCCATGGCCCGCGACCCGGCCCTGTTTGAAGATGCCTGGGACAAGAAGGTGATCGTCTGCTCCCCGACCACGCTTCTCGGACTGGCCAAGGCGATCGCCTATGGCTGGCGCCAGGAAAAGGCGTCGAAAGATGCCCAGAAGGTTCATGAGGTCGCGACGGAACTCTACCGACGCATGGTCAAGCTGGGCGAGGATGTGGCGGGCATGACGAAGTCGCTGCAGAGCCATGTGAACAAGCACAACAAGTTCGTCGCCAGCCTGGAGAGCCGCGTCCTGCCCCAGGCACGCAAGATGACCGACCTTTCCGTTGGGGACAGTCACGGCACGATTCAGGATCTTGAACCCATCGAGCAGGATGTCCGCGCGCCGCTGCCCGACCGGGACCTGGAGCTGCCGCTTCCCGCACCGGAGGACCACGAAGCCGCCGAATAG
- a CDS encoding EAL domain-containing protein: protein MSSTSRRKHLIWISILAGLTAAAMVLLLSWSIALSDAFDDLRLRYDGFEGRVREIADENRKLFDMLERIPDPPCSEPFLTAMRTAQFQAAHVRDIGYLEDDWLLCSSTGGVLPEPFKDEMETIMLPTGERLLMNVPLVVTQGVIQGHIVFSGNFNIVFRRDFLNSALEYDAHSTVYVRDRENTFTLLHGDARNPPPDTMAESIGIEDGRLTLSGCSDAVRGALCGTFALPLLAPMRDPVTTGLTIIAAFSAGIAAAGICFARLRKLNRFHRRFLRGFRSSRFECRYQPFVDAKDHQTLGCEVLVRWRDDDGSIVPPDAFLPIVRSKGLGDDLFRFVVERTFRDLDPLLKQNRLKVSFNVNPTEFRTDLLLSTLLPYRESHPETEIVVEITEDELAKAHEIRSAAGVLRGHGIRVSIDDFGTGYSSLSYLADLHLDELKIDRSFVMGLEADTIRAEIVTRMVQLAGALNTTIVAEGIETYEQAQRLTEAGVHELQGYFFSRPMEPDAFIQRVRGERATPAA, encoded by the coding sequence GTGTCGTCGACGTCGCGTCGGAAGCATCTCATCTGGATTTCGATCCTGGCCGGCCTGACAGCCGCGGCCATGGTGCTGCTTTTGAGCTGGTCCATTGCACTGTCGGATGCGTTCGACGACCTGCGTCTTCGCTATGACGGGTTCGAAGGGCGCGTCCGGGAGATCGCGGACGAGAATCGCAAGCTGTTCGACATGCTGGAACGGATTCCCGATCCGCCCTGCAGCGAACCCTTTCTGACCGCCATGCGTACCGCGCAGTTCCAGGCCGCCCATGTCCGGGATATCGGATACCTGGAAGATGACTGGCTGCTTTGCTCCTCAACCGGCGGCGTCCTTCCGGAACCGTTCAAGGACGAGATGGAAACCATCATGCTGCCGACGGGCGAGCGTCTGCTGATGAACGTTCCGCTGGTCGTCACCCAGGGCGTGATCCAGGGCCACATCGTCTTTTCCGGCAATTTCAACATCGTCTTTCGGCGCGATTTCCTGAATTCCGCGCTGGAGTATGACGCGCATTCCACGGTCTATGTCCGGGACCGCGAGAACACCTTCACCCTGCTGCACGGCGATGCACGCAATCCGCCGCCCGACACGATGGCGGAAAGCATCGGGATCGAAGACGGCCGCCTGACCCTGTCGGGGTGCAGCGATGCCGTGCGCGGAGCGCTTTGCGGCACCTTCGCCCTGCCGCTTCTGGCGCCGATGCGCGATCCGGTGACGACCGGACTGACCATCATTGCGGCATTCAGCGCGGGGATCGCGGCGGCCGGCATCTGCTTTGCGCGGCTGCGCAAGTTGAACCGCTTTCACAGAAGGTTCCTGCGCGGCTTCCGCTCATCGCGCTTTGAATGCCGTTACCAGCCCTTCGTCGACGCCAAGGACCACCAGACCCTCGGTTGTGAGGTCCTGGTTCGCTGGCGGGACGATGACGGCAGCATCGTGCCGCCGGACGCGTTTCTGCCGATTGTGCGCAGCAAGGGGCTGGGCGACGACCTGTTCCGGTTCGTGGTGGAACGCACCTTCCGCGATCTGGACCCGCTGCTGAAACAGAACCGCCTGAAGGTGTCGTTCAACGTCAACCCGACCGAATTCCGGACCGACCTGTTGCTGAGCACCCTGCTGCCCTACCGCGAAAGCCATCCGGAGACCGAGATCGTCGTCGAGATCACCGAGGATGAACTTGCCAAGGCCCATGAGATCCGCAGCGCAGCCGGCGTCCTGCGCGGCCACGGCATTCGCGTGTCGATCGACGATTTCGGCACCGGCTATTCCTCGCTGAGTTATCTGGCGGACCTGCATCTAGACGAGCTCAAGATCGACCGCAGCTTCGTCATGGGACTGGAGGCGGACACGATCCGGGCGGAGATCGTCACCCGCATGGTGCAACTGGCCGGGGCCCTGAACACCACCATCGTCGCCGAAGGAATCGAGACCTATGAACAGGCCCAGCGCCTGACCGAAGCCGGCGTTCACGAATTGCAGGGCTATTTCTTTTCCAGACCCATGGAGCCGGACGCCTTCATCCAGCGGGTCCGCGGCGAACGCGCCACACCCGCCGCCTGA
- the acdA gene encoding 3-sulfinopropanoyl-CoA desulfinase produces MSQFELTPEQMEFRERARAFARETVAPRAAEVDRTEAYPWDIVEAMAAEGFFGMTIPVEHGGKGASFLDATLLIEEMAKVCGVTGRIAVEANMGAISAVMQYGSDAQKKACAERVLSGDKPAICITEPDAGSAATEMSTRADRRGDRYIVNGGKHWITGGGVSNTHLIFARVFDESGEDQGIGGFLAFRDEAPDGLVIGKREPTMGLRGIPETEVLFNDLEIPAERVVLPPSGFRRGFAELMNAYNSQRCGAATVALGLAQGAYELGIDWLKEREQFGRPLAEFQGLQWMAADMSIQLDAARIMIHRAAASADPFPDPLMAAQAKVLASESAIRITNDALQFFGARGYSRNRPMERIARDARMFTIGGGTAQVLRTLIAGRVLDMKTPQTRDGYSKLATKQTSRAAAE; encoded by the coding sequence ATGAGCCAGTTCGAACTGACCCCGGAACAGATGGAATTCCGCGAACGCGCCCGCGCCTTCGCCCGGGAAACAGTGGCCCCACGCGCGGCGGAAGTCGACCGGACGGAGGCCTATCCCTGGGATATCGTCGAGGCCATGGCCGCGGAAGGGTTCTTCGGCATGACCATTCCCGTCGAACATGGCGGCAAGGGGGCAAGTTTCCTGGACGCGACCTTGCTGATCGAGGAAATGGCCAAGGTCTGCGGCGTGACCGGGCGTATCGCGGTCGAGGCGAATATGGGCGCGATCTCTGCCGTCATGCAGTATGGCAGCGACGCACAGAAGAAGGCCTGCGCCGAGCGGGTTCTGTCCGGCGACAAGCCGGCGATCTGCATCACGGAACCGGATGCCGGGTCGGCCGCCACCGAAATGTCGACCCGTGCCGACCGGCGCGGCGACCGCTACATCGTGAATGGCGGCAAGCATTGGATTACCGGCGGCGGAGTTTCCAACACCCACCTGATTTTTGCGCGCGTCTTTGACGAGTCTGGAGAGGATCAGGGCATCGGCGGCTTCCTGGCCTTTCGGGATGAGGCCCCCGATGGGCTGGTCATCGGCAAACGGGAACCGACCATGGGGCTGCGCGGCATTCCCGAAACCGAAGTCCTGTTCAACGATCTGGAAATCCCGGCCGAACGCGTGGTTCTGCCGCCGTCGGGTTTCCGGCGCGGTTTCGCCGAGCTGATGAATGCCTACAACTCACAGCGTTGCGGTGCCGCGACGGTTGCGTTGGGTCTGGCGCAGGGGGCCTACGAACTGGGCATCGACTGGCTGAAGGAACGCGAACAGTTCGGTCGCCCCCTTGCCGAGTTTCAGGGCCTGCAATGGATGGCGGCCGACATGTCGATCCAGCTGGATGCCGCGCGGATCATGATCCATCGCGCGGCGGCGAGCGCCGATCCCTTCCCGGACCCGCTGATGGCGGCACAGGCCAAGGTCCTGGCGTCGGAATCGGCCATCAGAATCACCAATGACGCGCTGCAATTCTTTGGTGCGCGCGGCTATTCCAGGAACCGGCCCATGGAACGGATCGCGCGCGATGCCCGCATGTTCACCATCGGTGGCGGCACGGCACAGGTTCTGCGGACCCTGATTGCAGGTCGCGTTCTGGACATGAAGACCCCGCAAACCCGCGACGGCTATTCCAAGCTGGCTACAAAACAGACTTCCAGAGCCGCCGCAGAATAA
- a CDS encoding CaiB/BaiF CoA-transferase family protein — MTDTPLPLDGVRILDLSRILAGPTATQLLGDLGADVIKVERPGAGDDTRKWGPPFVTGDGGEPTDESAYYLSANRNKRSITVNLASAEGQALIRRLIPKCDILVENYKTGGLKKYGLSYDDLKDDFPSLVYCSVTGFGQTGPYSSRAGYDFLAQGLGGIMSLTGPKDGPPMKCGVGIADVMCGMYAATSILAALRHRDRTGQGQQIDCALLDTQVAWLINEGCNYLLSGKRPKPQGNEHPNIVPYSVMESSDGYFILAVGNDSQYQKWCEFAGASELATDPRFATNSLRVRNREALYAAMPAYTRLKTSAEWIDGLAARGVPCGPIKHVDEVFEDPQIVARNMRVDVPHHQAESGTVPLIANPVKFSETPVRYRHAPPTLGQHTEEILKEVLGCDEAEIAALAETGAITPGV; from the coding sequence ATGACCGATACCCCGTTGCCGCTGGACGGCGTCCGCATACTCGACCTCAGCCGGATTCTGGCGGGCCCGACCGCAACCCAGTTGCTGGGGGATCTCGGCGCCGATGTGATCAAGGTGGAGCGCCCCGGCGCAGGCGACGACACGCGGAAATGGGGCCCCCCGTTCGTGACCGGCGATGGCGGGGAGCCGACGGATGAAAGCGCCTATTATCTGTCCGCCAACCGGAACAAGCGGTCGATCACCGTCAATCTCGCCAGCGCCGAAGGGCAGGCCCTGATCCGTCGCCTGATCCCGAAATGCGATATTCTGGTCGAGAACTACAAGACCGGCGGGCTGAAGAAATACGGCCTGTCCTACGACGACCTGAAGGATGATTTCCCATCGCTGGTCTATTGCTCGGTCACCGGTTTCGGTCAGACCGGCCCCTATTCCAGCCGTGCCGGATACGACTTTCTGGCACAGGGTCTGGGCGGGATCATGTCGCTGACCGGACCGAAGGACGGGCCGCCGATGAAATGCGGCGTCGGGATCGCCGACGTCATGTGCGGCATGTATGCAGCGACCTCGATCCTGGCCGCGCTGCGGCATCGCGACCGTACCGGCCAGGGCCAGCAGATCGACTGCGCCCTGCTGGACACCCAGGTCGCCTGGCTGATCAATGAAGGATGCAATTACCTGCTTTCCGGTAAGCGTCCCAAACCCCAGGGGAACGAGCACCCGAACATCGTCCCCTATTCCGTCATGGAATCCAGCGACGGCTATTTCATTCTCGCCGTCGGGAACGATTCCCAGTACCAGAAATGGTGCGAATTTGCCGGGGCGTCGGAGTTGGCAACGGATCCGCGCTTCGCGACGAACTCGCTGCGTGTCCGGAACCGCGAGGCCCTCTACGCCGCCATGCCCGCCTATACCCGACTGAAGACCTCTGCCGAATGGATCGACGGCCTGGCAGCGCGCGGCGTCCCCTGCGGTCCGATCAAACATGTCGATGAAGTCTTCGAAGACCCGCAGATCGTCGCCCGCAACATGCGGGTCGACGTACCGCATCATCAGGCGGAATCCGGCACGGTGCCGCTGATCGCGAACCCGGTGAAGTTTTCCGAAACACCGGTCCGCTACCGCCATGCACCGCCGACCCTGGGCCAGCACACCGAGGAAATCCTGAAGGAGGTGCTGGGCTGCGACGAAGCGGAGATCGCCGCCCTGGCGGAGACAGGCGCGATCACGCCCGGTGTCTGA
- a CDS encoding VOC family protein: protein MPYTPMNFVVWTEIPVSDLDKGTAFYSDVFGIEVKKNDDGPNPIAMFPTWDDTGVAGHLYVGKPAKDASGPTIHFASPGKLEDTVAKVAPAGGKVVSDPIEIPPGRFTYCQDPDGNSFSIFEAKQE, encoded by the coding sequence ATGCCGTACACGCCGATGAATTTTGTTGTTTGGACCGAAATCCCTGTCAGTGATCTGGACAAGGGAACCGCCTTCTACAGCGATGTCTTCGGTATCGAAGTAAAGAAGAATGACGATGGGCCGAACCCCATCGCCATGTTCCCGACCTGGGACGATACCGGCGTCGCCGGACATCTCTATGTCGGTAAGCCGGCCAAGGATGCGTCCGGGCCGACGATCCATTTTGCCAGTCCCGGCAAATTGGAAGACACCGTCGCCAAGGTCGCCCCGGCCGGCGGCAAGGTGGTAAGCGATCCGATCGAAATTCCGCCTGGCCGCTTCACCTATTGCCAGGATCCGGACGGGAACTCCTTCAGCATCTTCGAAGCGAAGCAGGAGTAA